A window of the Trichoderma asperellum chromosome 4, complete sequence genome harbors these coding sequences:
- a CDS encoding uncharacterized protein (TransMembrane:1 (o463-485i)), whose amino-acid sequence MAPGILSVEPVVAKNGVTDGINNKTTLNKPSKEHDIILKTFRLLISDLCQQFNGGHPGGAIGMAAIGIALWKYVMRYAPHTPDFFNRDRFVLSNGHTCLFQYAFLHLAGYRDMTMDQLKSYHSKRWDSICPGHPEIEIEGIEVTTGPLGQGVANAVGLAIATKNLAATYNRPGYDVISNHTWCMIGDACLQEGVALEAISFAGHLKLNNLTVIYDNNQITCDGSVDLTNTEDVNTKMSACGWNVINVEDGCYDVGGIVAALERARASTDKPTFINVKTIIGLDSAVAGQAEAHGAAFGVDDVKRMKQAYGFNPEEQFVVGDEVRQFFSELPSRGEQVVSRWNELVDRYARAYPDIAQNFQQRLDGKLPSHWKTLVPSPESLSDKPMATRASSGLMVNPLAKAINSFVVGTADLSPSVNMAWDGKEDFQHPDLRTTCGINGSYAGRYIHYGVREHAMCAISNGLAAFAPGTFIPVTSSFFMFYLYAAPAVRMGALQQLQVIHAATHDSIGMGEDGPTHQPIELAALYRSMPNLLYIRPADSEETAGAWIAAIEAKDVSSIISTSRHKVPQLKHTRRDGVAKGAYVVQEDDDAQLTLIGVGAELSHALDAATVLRESKDILCRVVSFPCQRLFEGQSSEYKRDTLRRHIGIPAIIIEPYAPNGWERYANAGINVKRFGHSLPGPEAYKYFGLDVNSIVSKVQDYLMRIREDEALKGEFVDL is encoded by the exons ATGGCCCCTGGAATTCTGTCTGTCGAGCCAGTTGTCGCAAAAAATGGCGTAACAGATGGAATTAACAACAAAACTACGCTCAATAAACCCTCCAAGGAACACGACATTATCCTTAAAACCTTTCGGTTGCTTATCAGTGATCTCTGCCAACAATTCAATGGCGGCCATCCTGGTGGCGCTATCGGCATGGCTGCGATTGGAATCGCTCTATGGAAGTATGTGATGCGCTATGCACCACATACCCCAGACTTCTTCAATCGAGACCGATTTGTACTCTCAAATGGCCATACTTGCCTATTTCAATACGCCTTCTTGCACTTGGCGGGATACCGCGACATGACAATGGATCAGCTAAAGTCATACCACTCAAAGAGATGGGACTCCATATGCCCTGGCCATCcagagattgagattgaaGGCATCGAGGTAACAACAGGGCCTTTAGGGCAGGGTGTCGCTAATGCGGTTGGCTTAGCTATAGCTACCAAGAACCTAGCGGCGACATATAACCGACCTGGATATGATGTTATATCGAATCATACGTGGTGTATGATTGGAGACGCATGTCTTCAGGAAGGTGTGGCTCTCGAAGCCATCTCTTTCGCGGGCCATCTCAAACTAAATAATTTGACTGTCATATACGATAACAATCAGATTACTTGTGATGGCTCAGTGGATTTAACAAACACTGAAGATGTCAACACGAAAATGAGTGCGTGTGGTTGGAATGTGATCAACGTTGAGGACGGTTGTTATGATGTGGGTGGCATTGTGGCCGCATTAGAAAGAGCCCGAGCCTCTACAGACAAACCCACGTTTATCAACGTGAAAACGATAATCGGCCTGGACAGTGCAGTTGCTGGACAGGCAGAGGCACACGGAGCCGCTTTCGGCGTTGACGATGTGAAACGGATGAAGCAAGCTTATGGTTTCAACCCAGAGGAACAATTTGTTGTTGGTGACGAGGTCCGTCAATTCTTTTCTGAGCTGCCCAGCCGTGGAGAGCAGGTCGTTTCACGGTGGAACGAGCTTGTGGATCGATATGCGAGGGCGTATCCAGACATCGCCCAAAACTTTCAACAGCGCTTAGATGGAAAGCTGCCTTCACATTGGAAGACATTAGTACCTAGCCCAGAGAGTCTTTCTGATAAGCCAATGGCGACACGAGCGTCGTCCGGGCTGATGGTCAATCCTCTCGCTAAAGCGATTAATTCTTTTGTTGTAGGAACTGCGGATCTCTCGCCGTCTGTAAACATGGCATGggatggaaaagaagatttTCAGCAT CCTGATCTGCGGACAACCTGCGGCATCAATGGCTCTTATGCAGGACGGTATATTCACTACGGCGTACGAGAACACGCAATGTGCGCTATATCCAATGGATTAGCAGCCTTTGCCCCTGGCACCTTCATTCCGGTTACGAGCTCGTTCTTCATGTTCTACCTATATGCCGCGCCGGCGGTACGAATGGGTGCCCTGCAGCAACTGCAAGTGATTCACGCAGCAACCCACGACTCCATTGGAATGGGCGAAGATGGGCCAACCCATCAACCGATTGAGTTAGCAGCATTATACCGTTCGATGCCAAACTTGCTGTATATCCGTCCCGCAGACAGTGAAGAGACAGCCGGCGCCTGGATCGCGGCTATTGAAGCGAAAGATGTATCTTCTATTATCTCGACTTCACGACACAAAGTGCCGCAATTGAAGCATACACGGAGAGATGGCGTAGCAAAAGGCGCTTATGTTgttcaagaagatgacgatgcgcAGCTGACGCTCATCGGCGTTGGCGCAGAGTTATCGCATGCTCTTGATGCCGCCACCGTATTGCGTGAATCGAAAGACATCCTCTGCAGAGTAGTCAGCTTCCCATGTCAACGGCTGTTTGAAGGGCAATCCTCGGAGTATAAAAGGGATACCTTACGAAGACATATCGGGATTCCCGCGATTATAATTGAGCCATACGCTCCAAATGGGTGGGAGAGGTATGCAAATGCGGGCATAAACGTAAAGCGCTTTGGACACAGTCTCCCAGGCCCGGAGGCGTACAAGTATTTTGGGTTAGATGTCAATAGTATTGTGTCTAAGGTTCAAGATTACTTGATGAGGATTCGTGAGGATGAGGCTCTAAAGGGAGAGTTTGTTGATTTGTAG
- a CDS encoding uncharacterized protein (EggNog:ENOG41) gives MHDEERQHAATPTERRFSLDEFSTPSTSWQLDDFVFEPGYVESREALRYLMLSTAQTAPPSPAHESSLMPGLDSHESEDQSSARHQSSHLLSQGRRIEYLKNYISEVAPWLDMFDSSHAFGLQVPLLAQTSPALLCAILAISARQIERKEASEGNPTPQNNFDSLELYQEAIRLLTPLLQAHDQAVIPICVILCCLEMMSASARDWRRHLEGCAALFDAFEVHGFCGGLLQAVFWCHARMDLCGALISDGTQSTIIPPAAWLPPGTDNLSARQLFNTVKSPDMHANYAVYLCAKACELVSDRTQHDELGVPNGCTAESFLSRWNDLWGDLQAWIDHRPSELLPMHTIESRPFPQILYLHWAAISSNQLYHTACILMLSSMPRQRDAIPGVTGSCVWHAKRICGISLTNPHQGCLNNAIQPLWLAGRLLSHESEHAIVVNLIRDIESTTGWGTSWRIPDLEAAWGYSIRKRSSFKHTDLDPPQSAQSG, from the exons ATGCATGACGAAGAGCGGCAACATGCAGCGACGCCCACCGAGCGTCGGTTTTCTCTCGATGAATTTTCGACCCCATCGACAAGCTGGCAGCTCGATGACTTTGTTTTCGAGCCGGGATATGTTGAATCTCGAGAGGCACTGCGCTATTTGATGCTGAGCACCGCACAGACTGctccgccatctccagctcaCGAAAGCAGCCTCATGCCGGGATTGGATTCGCATGAAAGCGAGGATCAGTCATCAGCACGTCATCAGAGTTCACATCTCCTATCGCAGGGACGGAGAATCGAGTacctaaagaattatataagtgAGGTTGCTCCATGG CTTGATATGTTTGACAGCTCTCATGCTTTTGGGCTACAAGTACCTCTCCTGGCACAGACATCCCCAGCTCTCTTATGTGCAATTCTGGCCATATCCGCGCGGCAAATAGAGCGCAAAGAAGCGTCCGAAGGAAACCCAACTCCGCAGAACAACTTTGACAGTTTAGAGCTCTATCAAGAAGCGATTCGACTTCTGACGCCACTTCTACAAGCTCATGATCAAGCGGTAATTCCAATATGCGTGATATTATGCTGCCTTGAAATGATGTCTGCCAGTGCACGGGATTGGCGCCGTCATCTAGAAGGATGTGCTGCGCTCTTCGATGCCTTCGAAGTCCACGGATTCTGCGGCGGACTACTACAAGCCGTCTTCTGGTGTCACGCTAGGATGG ACTTGTGCGGTGCCCTGATTTCTGATGGAACGCAAAGTACCATAATTCCACCTGCCGCTTGGCTGCCTCCTGGTACCGACAACTTGAGTGCCCGCCAATTGTTTAACACCGTGAAAAGTCCCGACATGCACGCCAATTATGCCGTTTATCTCTGTGCCAAAGCCTGTGAGCTGGTTTCAGATCGTACACAGCATGATGAACTCGGTGTCCCCAATGGCTGTACAGCAGAATCGTTTTTATCTCGCTGGAATGACTTGTGGGGTGATCTACAAGCTTGGATAGATCATCGTCCCAGTGAGCTGTTACCCATGCATACTATAGAATCCCGTCCATTTCCACAGATACTCTATCTTCACTGGGCCGCAATTTCCTCCAACCAATTATACCATACTGCTTGCATTTTGATGCTATCTTCGATGCCGAGACAACGAGACGCTATACCCGGTGTTACAGGATCATGTGTTTGGCATGCAAAACGAATCTGCGGAATTTCGTTAACCAATCCTCATCAAGGATGCCTCAACAACGCTATCCAGCCGCTTTGGCTAGCAGGGAGGCTGCTTAGCCACGAATCAGAGCACGCAATAGTGGTGAATTTGATCCGTGATATTGAGTCAACAACTGGATGGGGAACGTCTTGGAGAATTCCCGATCTTGAAGCAGCCTGGGGTTATTCTATTCGGAAGCGTTCTAGCTTCAAGCATACTGATCTCGACCCACCACAAAGTGCTCAATCTGGGTGA
- a CDS encoding uncharacterized protein (TransMembrane:1 (i12-30o)) gives MNGSSNRPPLNIAVIGAGIVGAHIAIGLLHRNIQVTIYEQSTQVKEIGAGIAFPTPIVECMTALDPVVTEQLQKVSGVFKNLNGINGCSDEDLKLRPADRLFDVVVEPFTYHSTHRGQLLDGLLGLIPQEYIKLGKRLESITHNENNQGPLLLQFFDGTTAEADAVIGCDGIKSQVRRIVLGKDDPAAFPHYSYTSAYRGLVPMEKAAAALGKLSKEAVSYLGQGASLFTYPIISKNALNVVAFVHDEGEWPDSKNLTIRGKKVDVVAAFSHFGPSVRDLVAAMPEELNRWAMFDTFDHPLSTFAYGRIVLAGDAAHASTPHHGAGAGMGIEDALVMATLLEKVVGTPGLDESSDARNRALEAAFKAYDSVRRERGQWVVSSSRFAGISAQWRSPGIGSDSTLYAKDLTERMNKVFSYDWKGSLIQAIDEYERQLGVWAR, from the exons AtgaatggcagcagcaatcgcCCGCCTTTGAACATAGCCGTTATAGGCGCTGGAATTGTTGGTGCCCACATTGCAATTGGTCTTCTGCATAGAAATATCCAGGTTACCATCTACGAACAATCGACCCAAGTCAAGGAGATTGGCGCCGGAATTGCATTTCCCACGCCGATAGTTGAGTGCATGACTGCTTTGGATCCCGTCGTAACAGAACAGTTACAAAAAGTCTCTGgagtttttaaaaacctcAACGGCATCAACGGCTGTAGCGACGAGGATCTGAAACTTCGCCCGGCAGACCGGCTGTTTGACGTGGTAGTTGAACCATTTACATACCATAGCACTCACCGAGGCCAGTTGCTAGATGGTCTACTTGGGCTTATACCACAAGAATACATAAAACTAGGAAAGCGTTTGGAGTCGATTACACACAACGAAAACAATCAagggcctcttcttctccagttTTTTGATGGCACCACGGCCGAAGCCGACGCAG TCATAGGATGTGATGGTATCAAATCACAGGTTCGGCGCATTGTCTTGGGCAAGGATGATCCAGCAGCTTTCCCTCACTACTCTTACACAAGTGCGTATCGCGGACTGGTACCCATggaaaaagcagcagcagctctaggAAAGCTCTCGAAAGAAGCTGTCTCATATTTAGGCCAAGGAGCGTCTTTGTTTACCTATCCTATCATCAGCAAGAACGCTTTGAACGTGGTCGCTTTTGTACACGATGAAGGTGAATGGCCTGATTCAAAAAATTTGACCATTCGAGGGAAGAAAGTCGATGTTGTGGCAGCCTTCTCTCACTTCGGTCCTTCGGTAAGAGATCTTGTAGCAGCTATGCCTGAAGAACTCAATCGCTGGGCCATGTTCGACACCTTTGACCATCCTCTCTCAACGTTCGCCTATGGACGCATCGTTCTCGCAGGAGATGCTGCTCATGCGTCAACACCCCATCATGGCGCCGGGGCCGGGATGGGCATCGAAGACGCATTGGTGATGGCGACGCTTCTGGAGAAAGTTGTGGGAACTCCAGGTCTGGATGAAAGCTCTGATGCCAGAAACAGAGCACTCGAGGCGGCTTTCAAGGCATACGACTCTGTCCGGCGAGAGAGGGGACAATGGGTCGTTTCCAGCAGCCGCTTTGCAGGCATTTCGGCGCAGTGGCGCAGTCCTGGCATTGGAAGCGACTCTACTTTATACGCGAAAGATCTTACAGAAAGAATGAACAAGGTCTTTTCTTACGATTGGAAAGGCTCGCTTATTCAGGCTATAGATGAGTATGAGCGTCAATTAGGAGTTTGGGCTAGATAG
- a CDS encoding uncharacterized protein (EggNog:ENOG41): protein MPEQTNISRARPLRQVLPAPARRPELAGPAASTASSPRKNMVLAACTACRKHKAKCSGERPSCRRCIQRQIECHWTTKPGETSAQALKRGYQDIRNKKSPHQELFELIRHLSDQEAEHVFQRIRSGADVMTILNHIRVGNVMLQMAVSPETRLRYVFPYRSEMPEDIFINNPYMESKIYEAASLYSNSSGYTASNFDGSMGSDEYQNLYIKPFHSAEVIDPLLANAKPSSWTAVCDDDVLMRDLLSVFFRCEYHFTSAFQKDYFLEDMATKRKDFCSPLLVNIVLAYSCVCYPKFSDRSEYWNPKTIGYAFAAEAKRLWELESEIPRITTIQAGIIFNVFYNLCGLDEVGQSYRIQAIALAHQIRLFDSPMDEQTMHPRTVRLQKGRAFAAWSLFNWETLVSFSFLIPPLLTKPPIYPLPNPSENALWYGEVWLNYPLSHSLVPSNFGQMYKAKSQFRIIMNDFCHTAYSEDSEVTIEKANELLFKLRSWFNNLPEPLSPKKIALPGQLQLHIYYHHLIRTIFEPLLQKETDQALHIRQVVADSKRYLQTLVRLYYIRHGYDAMDLFIVIPLMLSASDCVEAINDQIPEAQLELLRSTLILAVTGLYSQRRNHYLAEALFRVILGRMRPCEVALLKGAMPTDESEWEEKQEMVQAVRSQWPVSIVKKKEDLDSHILTNLVENYARLNVEQGAQSAQNRDSTQGN from the exons ATGCCTGAGCAGACGAACATTTCCAGAGCCCGGCCTTTGCGCCAGGTGCTGCCGGCACCAGCGAGGCGGCCAGAATTGGCAGGGCCGGCTGCGTCGACGGCATCGTCTCCTAGGAAAAACATGGTACTAGCAGCCTGTACCGCATGTCGCAAGCACAAGGCCAAG TGCTCCGGCGAAAGACCGTCGTGCCGTCGTTGTATTCAAAGGCAAATTGAATGCCACTGGACAACAAAGCCTGGAGAGACCAGCGCACAAGCCCTCAAACGAGGTTATCAAGACATACGAAACAAAAAGTCACCTCATCAGGAGCTATTCGAGCTTATAAGGCATTTATCCGACCAAGAGGCTGAACATGTCTTTCAAAGAATTAGATCCGGGGCCGACGTGATGACAATTCTGAACCATATCAGAGTTGGCAATGTTATGTTGCAAATGGCTGTTTCCCCCGAGACTCGATTACGATATGTATTCCCATACCGATCAGAAATGCCCGAAGatatctttataaataatccCTATATGGAGTCGAAGATATATGAAGCCGCGTCGCTTTACTCGAACTCGTCAGGGTACACCGCCTCCAACTTCGATGGCAGTATGGGCTCCGACGAGTATCAGAATCTCTATATAAAACCATTCCATTCAGCAGAGGTTATTGATCCTCTGTTGGCCAATGCAAAGCCATCTTCGTGGACGGCGGTTTGCGATGATGATGTACTCATGCGAGACCTTCTCTCAGTATTTTTCAGATGCGAATACCATTTCACTTCGGCATTTCAGAAAGACTACTTCTTAGAAGACATGGCCACCAAACGAAAAGACTTTTGCTCGCCTTTGCTCGTCAATATCGTTCTGGCTTATTCGTGT GTTTGTTATCCGAAATTTTCGGACCGTTCAGAGTACTGGAATCCTAAAACAATCGGATATGCTTTCGCTGCTGAAGCAAAGCGTCTGTGGGAGTTAGAATCTGAAATTCCACGAATTACCACGATACAAGCTGGGATAATCTTTAACGTTTTTTATAACCTCTGCGGCTTGGACGAGGTTGGGCAATCCTATAGAATACAGGCGATAGCTCTGGCTCATCAGATTCGACTATTTGACAGCCCTATGGACGAACAAACTATGCACCCGCGGACAGTAAGATTACAAAAGGGCAGGGCGTTTGCCGCATGGTCTTTATTTAACTGGGAAAC GCTCGttagcttctccttcttgatcCCTCCGCTACTCACCAAACCTCCGATTTATCCCTTACCAAATCCCTCAGAAAATGCACTCTGGTATGGAGAAGTGTGGTTGAATTACCCATTAAGCCATAGTCTAGTGCCATCGAACTTTGGTCAAATGTACAAGGCGAAATCCCAATTTCGCATCATCATGAACGACTTTTGCCATACGGCCTATTCAGAAGACTCTGAGGTCACCATCGAAAAAGCTAATGAGCTGCTCTTTAAGCTTAGAAGCTGGTTCAATAACCTACCAGAACCGCTTTCACCCAAGAAGATTGCACTCCCAGGACAATTGCAACTTCA TATATACTACCACCATCTGATACGTACCATCTTTGAACCATTGCTGCAAAAGGAAACAGACCAAGCATTGCACATACGCCAGGTCGTTGCCGATTCCAAAAGATATCTCCAAACTCTGGTTCGACTTTACTATATCCGCCACGGTTACGATGCCATGGATCTATTCATTGTTATACCACTGATGCTCAGTGCCTCGGATTGTGTCGAAGCTATAAATGATCAAATACCTGAGGCTCAGCTTGAACTATTGCGATCCACGCTGATTTTAGCTGTAACAGGGTTGTATAGCCAACGCCGGAATCACTACTTAGCCGAAGCGCTATTCCGTGTTATTCTAGGGCGAATGCGACCCTGTGAGGTTGCTCTATTAAAAGGCGCTATGCCAACAGATGAGAGTGAGTGGGAGGAGAAACAGGAGATGGTACAAGCTGTAAGAAGTCAGTGGCCGGTTAGCATcgtcaaaaagaaagaagacttGGATTCTCACATTTTGACGAATCTTGTGGAAAACTATGCTCGCTTGAATGTGGAACAAGGTGCCCAATCAGCGCAAAATCGGGACTCGACTCAAGGGAACTAA
- a CDS encoding uncharacterized protein (EggNog:ENOG41~TransMembrane:14 (i115-139o159-179i186-206o212-237i249-271o277-297i317-335o347-365i377-401o421-439i451-469o475-501i513-535o555-574i)), with the protein MSTTQSTIVLPPEAHSEDFWSSHSLSVATPLESLPSPGDHSLSEEQLFPQTPIRPLDTASVQGPVPATVIELSSLRIRQAENATVNDSPPAGLSEERGSPTHPVSQGVPPELRNLLAEIIFVLVCTAGQVMFSLTFGQVVVNQFVFREALGIVPAQTPWLVGSSALASGLSVIVFGPLADLAPPKPLMVGAFVWEAVWNAVAGTAISPKLKILFFVARAMQGLAVGVLVSTSMSILGRVYNPGIRKTRVFSLMAAGAPFGFWIGCVQGGLLTAHLNWIFRSTAIFLAVCALAAYFTIPDLRPAADSNAADVPSIRQFDYMGALLASLGSGLILFGLTQGSAAQWNPYTYTLIIVGFLLLVAFHFVERRVARPLIPNGIWKTPGFVAVLVSYIFGFGAYTGAWQFYAIQFWIRYQGATPLTAALYILPNGIVGILAAWIVSKTLHVVPGHWIFATSMVCFGLGPVFFLPQTPNTSYWAMSMPGVALATFGPDLSFAAASIFITSSVPRSYQGAAGSLLVTVQNLTLAMITSVSDSIGIKVDQLPSGEVGLQGMRAIWWFGFASAMVGALITITMVRIPKAEEKEHVQ; encoded by the exons atgtctaCAACGCAATCCACAATTGTCTTGCCGCCAGAGGCACATAGTGAAGACTTCTGGTCCTCGCACTCACTATCTGTTGCGACACCTCTGGAGTCTCTTCCCAGCCCAGGCGACCACTCTCTTAGCGAAGAGCAGTTGTTTCCACAGACACCCATCCGACCTCTAGACACCGCCAGTGTCCAAGGGCCTGTGCCAGCCACCGTCATTGAATTGAGCAGCCTGAGGATCAGACAAGCCGAAAATGCCACGGTCAACGACTCGCCACCTGCTGGCCTCTCTGAAGAACGAGGCAGCCCGACGCATCCTGTTTCTCAGGGCGTTCCGCCTGAGCTTCGCAATCTCTTGGCGGagatcatcttcgtcctAGTTTGCACGGCCGGCCAGGTCATGTTTTCGCTGACTTTCGGCCAGGTTGTGGTTAATCAGTTTGTGTTTCGAGAAGCATTGGGTATTGTCCCCGCGCAGACTCCTTGGCTCGTGGGCTCTTCAGCATTGGCAAGCGGCTTGTCAGTCATTGTTTTTGGCCCGTTGGCTGATTTGGCCCCTCCGAAACCACTCATGGTCGGAGCTTTTGTATGGGAGGCGGTATGGAACGCAGTGGCCGGCACGGCTATTTCTCCAAAACTCAAGATCCTCTTCTTTGTAGCTCGGGCTATGCAGGGCCTGGCTGTCGGAGTGCTCGTGTCAACCTCGATGAGTATTCTTGGCCGAGTGTACAATCCAGGCATTCGCAAAACACGCGTGTTTTCACTAATGGCAGCGGGGGCGCCGTTTGGTTTCTGGATTGGCTGTGTCCAAGGCGGTCTCCTCACTGCTCATCTCAACTGGATATTCCGCAGCACAGCCATTTTCCTGGCAGTTTGTGCGCTTGCTGCTTATTTCACGATCCCCGATCTGCGGCCGGCTGCGGATAGTAACGCTGCAGATGTGCCTTCGATCCGGCAGTTTGATTACATGGGCGCCTTACTTGCGTCTCTGGGCAGCGGGCTGATTCTTTTTGGGCTTACGCAGGGTTCGGCGGCACAGTGGAATCCGTATACCTATACCTTGATTATTGTTGGGTTCCTTTTGCTCGTCGCGTTTCACTTCGTAGAGCGCCGTGTTGCTCGTCCTCTGATCCCGAACGGCATTTGGAAGACGCCTGGATTTGTTGCAGTTTTGGTATCCTACATTTTCGGATTCGGGGCTTATA CCGGTGCATGGCAGTTTTATGCCATTCAGTTTTGGATACGCTATCAAGGGGCCACTCCACTCACAGCAGCGTTGTATATTCTACCTAATGGTATCGTAGGCATTCTTGCAGCCTGGATTGTCTCCAAGACTCTTCACGTGGTTCCTGGCCACTGGATATTTGCTACTAGCATGGTTTGCTTTGGCTTGGGGCCGGTATTCTTCCTTCCACAAACACCCAATACCTCATACTGGGCCATGTCGATGCCTGGCGTAGCCTTGGCAACATTTGGGCCTGATCTCAGTTTTGCAGCGGCTTCAATCTTCATTACTTCAAGTGTGCCCAGGTCGTACCAGGGTGCCGCTGGTAGTCTTTTAGTTACTGTGCAGAACTTGACTCTGGCGATGATTACCTCTGTGTCAGACTCTATCGGGATCAAGGTCGATCAACTTCCTTCTGGAGAGGTAGGACTTCAAGGTATGCGCGCTATCTGGTGGTTTGGCTTTGCTTCGGCCATGGTTGGAGCGTTAATTACCATTACCATGGTTCGAATTCCAAaagcagaggagaaggaacACGTGCAGTAA
- a CDS encoding uncharacterized protein (EggNog:ENOG41) encodes MANQDMSCPQSARKKRARTGCLRCRTRRRKCDEHKPRCQRCLDANAECVYGPRLSFLQKNAITAPDIRNPPLDGKYNDARNYSKIQFMDGDHVRQKDASTSKKSQYLIPSPLSPEGENTFICDSLSLRSDLEPIITSTHINELSSFGSGSDNTYRGDDTTVAKTRDSQIPDDLSLHHHEDTRARNMVRQGDSFEVALDVLMTLGVGDQRVDTPAHVTPNTGNLEEDNVLLPISTLDTLGGTGPLSHRVTSQLSTGRSIELLRHYRYKIAPWLDICDPKQTFGLVVPLLAMRSDLSFDALLELCRASYNIHHYHMGSTGSPMATNTNHLTYSMESCFEQSKPWEVKLWSILAATEKFLTYPPEEWEDALRKDDILPKIYVHIHESSPSNDLSVHMLWLLARLGTAAALLKESSPFLHSNILSSLLQSSSQRRSNMGHIECYAHETLALCAEVLEFSFGGQDAASNFDAEPPKPRAVRWNSIVNKLNDWYSNRPPDFNSVIELNDRKNPFPIIYFTNGSAVFANQLYHTAMMLILAHKPKTVQLEQRRTPPLSQLWHAHRICSIAINNNRCECWDPCLLASFYAAARQMTHESQHREILHGFEHIGALGWPVDRFLDQLKQEWNTSEPPAIC; translated from the exons ATGGCGAATCAAGATATGTCTTGCCCTCAAAGTGCTCGAAAGAAGCGTGCGAGAACGGGCTGCCTGAGATGCCGAACCCGGCGACGCAAAT GTGACGAACATAAGCCTCGCTGTCAACGTTGTCTCGACGCAAACGCAGAGTGCGTCTATGGCCCAAGGCTTTCATTCTTACAGAAGAATGCTATTACTGCTCCTGATATCAGGAATCCTCCTCTAGATGGAAAATACAATGATGCTAGGAACTATTCTAAAATTCAG TTTATGGACGGCGATCATGTCCGACAGAAAGATGCCAGTACCAGCAAAAAGTCTCAATATTTaattccttctcctctttctcccgAAGgagaaaatacttttatatgtGATAGTCTATCTCTAAGAAGTGATCTAGAACCGATTATTACTAGTACTCATATTAATGAACTGTCAAGTTTTGGTTCAGGTTCTGACAACACATATCGCGGAGATGATACGACTGTCGCGAAAACTCGGGATTCACAGATTCCCGATGATCTGTcgcttcatcatcatgaaGATACTCGGGCTCGAAATATGGTGAGGCAAGGCGATAGTTTCGAGGTTGCGCTAGATGTTCTGATGACTCTTGGTGTCGGAGACCAAAGGGTGGATACACCTGCTCATGTTACCCCTAACACAGGAAATTTGGAAGAAGATAATGTATTATTACCAATATCAACACTGGACACCCTGGGCGGCACCGGCCCATTGAGCCACCGCGTGACAAGTCAGCTCTCCACGGGCCGGTCAATTGAGCTTCTGAGGCACTACAGATATAAGATTGCACCATGG CTAGATATATGTGACCCAAAGCAGACCTTTGGTCTCGTCGTTCCACTTCTTGCTATGAGATCGGACTTGTCATTTGATGCACTCTTGGAACTTTGCCGCGCTTCATATAATATCCATCATTATCATATGGGTTCTACGGGAAGTCCGATGGCAACGAATACAAACCATCTCACATATTCAATGGAAAGTTGCTTCGAGCAATCTAAGCCGTGGGAGGTTAAACTTTGGTCAATTTTGGCGGCTACGGAGAAATTTCTTACTTACCCCCCTGAAGAATGGGAAGATGCACTGAGAAAAGATGACATTCTACCAAAGATCTATGTTCATATTCATGAAAGCAGTCCGTCAAATGACTTGAGCGTGCATATGCTATGGCTGCTTGCCAGATTAG GTACTGCCGCTGCTTTACTAAAAGAATCCAGCCCGTTTCTCCATAGTAACATTCTCAGCTCCTTACTGCAAAGTTCCTCTCAAAGAAGATCTAATATGGGACACATCGAATGTTATGCGCATGAAACTCTTGCTCTATGCGCTGAGGTGCTCGAGTTCTCTTTTGGAGGCCAGGATGCGGCCAGTAATTTCGACGCCGAACCTCCCAAGCCTCGAGCAGTTCGCTGGAATTCCATCGTTAACAAGCTCAATGATTGGTATTCAAATAGGCCACCGGATTTCAATTCAGTTATTGAGCTTAATGACAGAAAAAATCCATTTCCAATCATATATTTCACCAACGGCTCGGCAGTCTTCGCCAATCAGCTATATCATACTGCCATGATGTTGATACTGGCACACAAGCCAAAGACAGTGCAGCTTGAGCAACGGAGGACACCACCTTTGTCACAGCTATGGCATGCCCACAGGATATGCAGTATTGCCATTAATAACAATCGATGCGAATGCTGGGACCCATGCCTCTTAGCTTCGTTCTATGCGGCCGCTCGGCAGATGACTCACGAGTCTCAGCATAGAGAAATACTGCATGGATTTGAGCATATTGGCGCCCTTGGCTGGCCTGTTGATAGATTCTTGGATCAGCTAAAGCAAGAGTGGAACACTTCAGAACCTCCCGCAATATGTTGA